Proteins encoded by one window of Arabidopsis thaliana chromosome 2, partial sequence:
- a CDS encoding Zinc finger (C3HC4-type RING finger) family protein (Zinc finger (C3HC4-type RING finger) family protein; FUNCTIONS IN: ubiquitin-protein ligase activity, zinc ion binding; EXPRESSED IN: 22 plant structures; EXPRESSED DURING: 13 growth stages; CONTAINS InterPro DOMAIN/s: Zinc finger, RING-type (InterPro:IPR001841), Zinc finger, C3HC4 RING-type (InterPro:IPR018957), von Willebrand factor, type A (InterPro:IPR002035); BEST Arabidopsis thaliana protein match is: Zinc finger (C3HC4-type RING finger) family protein (TAIR:AT3G54780.1); Has 4418 Blast hits to 4397 proteins in 764 species: Archae - 94; Bacteria - 1613; Metazoa - 1251; Fungi - 170; Plants - 535; Viruses - 5; Other Eukaryotes - 750 (source: NCBI BLink).), which translates to MGTRWRRMKLALGLNLCTYLPRTLEESPTPLNSTERLSDVALLSPLNWPMTPTPSSHGLKLSRNSSKSSKTCSICLNKMKEGGGHALFTAECSHSFHFHCIASNVKHGNQVCPVCRAKWKEIPMQHPSFDLPYLFARSYNNDAAISLVHRLPRSRGVMNQGRGLAPEPSMFDDDERLEQQLVFSGKSYSDALENNHPVRMMDLKIYPEVSAVPRADSREKFDVLVHLRAAAMVTGNANSLNNQISRYPRAPVDLVTVLDISGSMAGTKLALLKRAMGFVIQNLGSNDRLSVIAFSSTARRLFPLTKMSDAGRQRALQAVNSVVANGGTNIAEGLRKGVKVMEDRRDKNPVASIILLSDGRDTYTMNQADPNYKLLLPLSMHGCESKRFQIPVHSFGFGSDHDASLMHSVSETSGGTFSFIESESVIQDALAQCIGGLLSVAVQELRLEIEGMCSDVHLSSIKAGSYQSLVSGDGRSGCVDIGDLYADEERDFLISVNIPPQKDGNETPLLKMRCVYKDLLTKEIVTLQSHMLKIQRPETVGQEVVVSIEVDRQRNRFLAAEAMVKARALAEREDLAAGVTAIQNFRVALAETVSAKSGDGFCVALDRELKEMQERMASRHVYEVSGRAYILSGLSSHSWQRATSRGESGDGSSFVQAYYQTPSMVEMLHRSQATSHHHRLIQPLFASQPKPR; encoded by the exons ATGGGAACTAGATGGAGGAGAATGAAACTAGCTTTGGGTCTAAATCTCTGCACGTACCTCCCAAGAACTCTAGAGGAATCACCCACTCCTTTGAATTCTACAGAGAGACTATCCGATGTTGCTCTGCTTTCTCCACTTAACTGGCCTATGACTCCGACACCTTCCTCTCACGGTCTGAAATTGTCCAGAAACAGCTCTAAATCTTCAAAG ACATGTTCTATATGCTTAAATAAGAtgaaagaaggaggaggaCATGCTCTTTTCACAGCAGAGTGCTCGCATTCGTTTCATTTTCACTGCATTGCTTCGAATGTGAAACATGGAAACCAAGTTTGCCCGGTGTGCCGTGCAAAATGGAAGGAAATCCCAATGCAGCACCCAAGTTTTGATCTTCCTTATCTCTTTGCTCGGTCTTATAACAATGATGCAGCTATTAGCCTTGTCCACCGCTTACCTAGATCTCGTGGAGTTATGAATCAAGGACGAGGTCTGGCTCCTGAGCCGTCtatgtttgatgatgatgaacggTTAGAGCAGCAACTCGTGTTTTCTGGGAAGAGCTATAGTGATGCTTTGGAGAACAATCATCCTGTAAGAATGATGGACTTGAAGATATATCCTGAGGTTTCCGCTGTACCACGAGCTGACTCCCGTGAGAAGTTTGATGTATTGGTGCATCTTAGAGCTGCTGCCATGGTTACTGGAAATGCTAACTCTCTCAACAATCAGATATCTAGGTATCCTCGAGCTCCAGTTGATCTTGTCACGGTGCTTGACATCAGTGGGAGCATGGCTGGAACTAAACTGGCTCTACTCAAACGAGCAATGGGTTTTGTGATTCAGAACCTTGGTTCAAATGATAGGCTCTCGGTTATTGCTTTCTCTTCTACTGCTCGTCGTCTTTTCCCTTTGACTAAGATGTCTGATGCTGGTAGGCAGCGAGCCCTTCAAGCTGTAAACTCAGTGGTTGCAAATGGCGGGACCAATATCGCTGAAGGTCTTAGGAAAGGTGTCAAGGTGATGGAAGATCGAAGAGATAAGAATCCCGTTGCTAGCATTATCCTTTTGTCTGATGGACGAGACACCTATACCATGAACCAAGCTGATCCAAACTACAAGTTGTTACTTCCATTGTCTATGCACGGTTGTGAAAGCAAGCGGTTTCAGATCCCGGTTCATTCTTTTGGCTTTGGATCAGATCATGATGCTTCACTGATGCATTCTGTTTCTGAAACCTCTGGGGGGACTTTCTCTTTCATTGAGAGTGAATCTGTGATCCAAGATGCTCTTGCTCAGTGCATTGGTGGACTTTTAAGCGTTGCAGTGCAGGAGCTACGGTTAGAAATCGAGGGTATGTGCTCAGATGTTCATCTCAGCTCAATAAAAGCCGGAAGTTACCAGAGCCTTGTTAGTGGTGATGGTAGGTCTGGATGTGTTGATATTGGTGATCTTTACGCTGATGAAGAGCGGGATTTCTTGATATCTGTCAACATCCCTCCTCAAAAAGATGGAAACGAGACACCACTTCTCAAAATGAGATGTGTCTACAAAGAtcttttgacaaaagaaattgtGACGCTTCAAAGTCATATGCTCAAGATTCAAAGACCAGAAACCGTTGGTCAAGAAGTTGTTGTTTCCATCGAAGTGGACAGGCAAAGAAACAGATTTCTAGCTGCGGAGGCAATGGTAAAGGCGAGAGCTTTAGCAGAAAGAGAAGATTTAGCCGCAGGTGTCACTGCCATCCAGAATTTCAGAGTGGCGTTGGCAGAGACAGTCTCAGCGAAATCGGGTGATGGGTTTTGTGTGGCTTTGGACAGAGAGCTAAAGGAAATGCAAGAAAGAATGGCGAGTAGGCATGTCTACGAGGTATCGGGAAGAGCTTACATTCTTTCTGGACTTAGTTCACACTCATGGCAAAGAGCAACATCAAGAGGAGAATCAGGAGATGGTTCAAGCTTTGTCCAAGCTTATTACCAAACTCCATCAATGGTTGAGATGTTACACAGATCTCAGGCTACATCGCATCATCATAGACTCATCCAGCCTTTGTTTGCATCTCAACCAAAGCCAAGGTGA